The following proteins come from a genomic window of Acinonyx jubatus isolate Ajub_Pintada_27869175 chromosome C1, VMU_Ajub_asm_v1.0, whole genome shotgun sequence:
- the LOC106970185 gene encoding LOW QUALITY PROTEIN: olfactory receptor 2D2-like (The sequence of the model RefSeq protein was modified relative to this genomic sequence to represent the inferred CDS: inserted 1 base in 1 codon) — MQELNQSSVTEFILLGFAPNPRTNPLLFTFFLTLYLLILISNSLLITLIHQDSRLHTPMYFFISVLSTLDVCYTTTTMPQMLVHILSEKRTISFARCVAQMYIFLLFGVTESWLFSIMSVDRYVAICHPLRYKIIMSHWMCLLMVGICAAYGVVGGLCYTFFAMNLPYCGPNEIDHYFCEXPAVLKLACADASLNDLVDFITGFNVIVVPLSLVVIVYANIFATIMKIRSAQGRVKAFSTCASHITVVTMFAIPCIIMYMSPGSDSLSNNGKKMALFYNIATAFLNPVIYSLRNKDVKKAFLKLMGRSRAPQ; from the exons ATGCAAGAACTCAACCAGTCCTCCGTGACAGAATTCATTCTATTGGGTTTTGCTCCCAACCCTAGGACCAACCCTCTGCTCTTCACCTTCTTTCTCACCCTTTACCTGCTAATCCTCATAAGCAACAGCCTCCTCATCACCCTTATTCACCAGGATTCTCGCCTCCACACACCCATGTACTTTTTCATCAGTGTCCTCTCCACGCTGGACGTGTGCTACACAACCACTACCATGCCCCAGATGCTTGTGCATATTCTCAGTGAGAAGAGGACCATCTCTTTTGCTAGATGTGTGGCCCAGATGTACATCTTCCTCCTCTTTGGGGTCACTGAGTCCTGGCTTTTCTCTATCATGTCTGTGGACAGGTACGTGGCCATCTGCCATCCTCTCCGGTATAAGATCATCATGAGCCATTGGATGTGCCTCCTCATGGTGGGCATCTGTGCAGCCTATGGTGTGGTGGGTGGCCTGTGCTATACCTTCTTTGCTATGAATCTGCCCTACTGTGGCCCTAATGAAATTGACCACTACTTCTGTG TCCCTGCTGTCCTAAAGCTGGCCTGTGCAGACGCATCCCTCAATGACTTGGTGGACTTCATCACGGGCTTCAATGTCATTGTGGTCCCACTGTCCCTGGTTGTCATAGTCTATGCCAACATCTTTGCTACCATCATGAAGATCCGCTCAGCCCAGGGACGGGTCaaagccttctccacctgtgcCTCCCACATCACTGTGGTCACCATGTTCGCCATTCCATGCATCATTATGTACATGAGCCCTGGCTCTGACTCTTTGTCAAACAATGGCAAGAAAATGGCCCTTTTTTATAACATTGCCACAGCCTTCCTCAACCCTGTCATCTACAGTCTGAGGAACAAGGACGTGAAAAAGGCTTTCCTCAAATTGATGGGACGGAGCAGGGCCCCACAGTGA